In the Agelaius phoeniceus isolate bAgePho1 chromosome 11, bAgePho1.hap1, whole genome shotgun sequence genome, one interval contains:
- the XPC gene encoding DNA repair protein complementing XP-C cells isoform X2 — protein sequence MARKRRASPRPAVTKKRRSGRIPKEDKDEQEEEEEDDFEEKKPSIKKTSKASARKKGEDCDTEVSNSAKTSKPSKRVEAKSQIKETKKNARNKENCIKEETCSDSLKHPQKEMKLKTESPVKKEMDEDNTDKDDEDDDESEDEWEDVEELQEPATDKLEEAAVLPSVGLPSNPVEIEIETPEQVKKRERREKRKAEFEMYLRRMMKRFSKEVREDTHKVHLLCLLANGFYRNRICSQPDLLAIALSIVPARFTQVPAGQVGLVYLSNLVKWFVGTFTVNDELSTEKGEPLQSTLERRFAIYAAQDEEELVHIFLIILRALQLLCRLVLSFQPIPLKETRPKGKSSSKRLSHSSTSEGQESSAKTPKAVAKTCPCKKAKQDEKSSESKENNKEPKKPKTAQAERTYKSKLTKGSQEQKESNNENSSAEKDVPVRPKNDRRRRVASKVCYKEESGSDEGSASDFELSEEESDVSDEDFETVPKRRRSSQASQNSKLTTVNRSKTETSETRQSENSNGAETKPAKSRTPALPQTQRKRNKIISSDEDEGQQEVRKAMGTDQWLEVFLEPEDKWVCVDCVHGNVGQPQLCFAHATKPLFYVVGFDNDGSVRDVTQRYDPVWMTSTRKSRVDPEWWEETLQPYESPYVERDKKEENEFQVKLQDQPLPTAIGEYKNHPLYALKRHLLKYQAIYPETAAILGYCRGEAVYSRDCIHTLHSRDTWLKQARVVRIGEVPYKMVKGFSNRARKARLAEPANRDREDLALFGRWQTEEYQPPIAVDGKVPRNEYGNVYLFLPSMLPVGCVQLKLPNLNRVARKLNIDCAQAITGFDFHGGYSHPVTDGYVVCEEYKEVLVAAWENEQAEIEKKEKEKREKRALGNWKLLTKGLLIRERLKQRYSIKTEPSAPETEKGGGFSSDEEGAPSSESTVGSTAMYWPQNRQLEKQEEIKTKKSKREKRGEAAQLFPFEKL from the exons ATGGCCCGAAAGCGCCGAGCATCGCCCCGGCCCGCGGTCACCAAAAAGAGGCGCTCTGGGAGGATACCAAAGGAGGACAAGGacgagcaggaggaggaggaggagga TGATTTTGAAGAGAAAAAGCCCAGTATAAAAAAGACCTCAAAAGCTTCAGCTAGGAAAAAGGGAGAAGACTGTGATACTGAAGTTTCCAACTCAGCAAAAACTTCCAAACCTTCAAAACGAGTAGAAGCAAAATCACAAATAAAAGAAACTAAAAAGAATgctagaaataaagaaaattgtATCAAAGAGGAAACATGCAG TGACTCACTGAAGCATCCTCAGAAGGAGATGAAATTAAAGACAGAATCTCCTGTTAAAAAAGAGATGGATGAAGACAATACTGACaaggatgatgaggatgatgatgaaaGTGAAGATGAGTGGGAGGATGTGGAAG aacTTCAGGAACCTGCTACAGATAAGTTAGAAGAAGCTGCTGTTCTTCCATCAGTGGGGCTGCCAAGCAATCCTGTTGAGATAGAGATTGAAACCCCAGAGCAggtgaagaaaagagaaaggag agaaaaaagaaaagctgagttTGAGATGTACCTTCGGAGAATGATGAAACGTTTCAGCAAGGAGGTTCGTGAGGACACGCATAAG GTTCACTTGCTGTGTTTATTAGCAAATGGTTTCTACAGGAACAGGATCTGCAGCCAGCCAGATCTCCTCGCCATCGCTCTGTCCATCGTCCCTGCGCGCTTCACCCAGGTGCCTGCAGGCCAAGTGGGCCTTGTCTACCTTTCCAACCTGGTGAAATG GTTCGTTGGAACCTTCACTGTCAATGATGAGCTTTCCACTGAAAAAGGAGAGCCCCTTCAGTCAACACTGGAGAGGAGGTTTGCCATCTAtgctgcacaggatgaggaggAGCTTGTTCAT atatttttaattattctgaGAGCTTTACAGCTGCTGTGTCGCCTCGTGCTGTCTTTTCAGCCTATTCCTCTGAAGGAGACAAGACCAAAG GGAAAGAGCTCATCCAAGAGGCTgtctcacagcagcacctctgaggGACAGGAGAGTTCTGCCAAAACACCCAAAGCTGTGGCAAAAACGTGCCCCTGCAAAAAAGCCAAGCAGGACGAGAAATCCTCAGAgagcaaagaaaacaacaagGAGCCAAAGAAACCTAAAACTGCCCAGGCCGAAAGGACATACAAGTCAAAGCTGACTAAAGGTAGCCAGGAACAGAAGGAATCAAATAATGAGAACAGTTCAGCAGAAAAAGATGTGCCAGTCAGGCCCAAGAACGACCGCCGGAGACGAGTGGCTTCCAAAGTGTGTTACAAGGAGGAGAGTGGAAGTGATGAGGGCAGTGCTTCAGACTTTGAGCTTTCAGAGGAGGAGAGTGATGTCTCTGATGAGGATTTTGAAACTGTCCCTAAGAGGCGGAGAAGCTCACAGGCCTCCCAGAATTCAAAGCTGACAACTGTGAATAGGTCAAAAACCGAGACTTCAGAAACAAGGCAATCAGAAAATTCAAATGGAGCTGAGACTAAGCCAGCAAAAAGTAGAACTCCAGCCTTGCCTCAAACACAgaggaagagaaacaaaatcATTTCTAGTGATGAGGATGAAGGACAGCAGGAAGTGAGGAAAGCCATGGGCACAGACCAGTGGCTGGAGGTTTTCCTTGAGCCTGAGGACAAGTGGGTTTGTGTAGACTGTGTTCATGGCAATGtgggccagccccagctgtgctttGCACATGCCACAAAGCCGCTTTTCTACGTCGTGGGATTTGACAATGATGGGAGTGTCAGGGATGTGACACAGAGATATGACCCAGTGTGGATGACCTCAACAAGGAAGAGCCGTGTGGACCCAGAATGGTGGGAAGAGACACTGCAGCCCTATGAAAGTCCCTATGTGGAGAGAgacaagaaggaagaaaatgag TTTCAAGTGAAGCTTCAAGATCAGCCTCTACCAACAGCAATTGGAGAGTACAAAAACCACCCTCTCTATGCACTGAAGAGGCACCTGTTGAAATACCAGGCTATCTATCCCGAGACAGCTGCTATCTTGGGGTACTGCAGGGGAGAGGCTGTCTACTCCAG AGACTGCATACACACTCTGCACTCCAGGGACACTTGGCTGAAGCAAGCTCGAGTGGTGAGGATTGGAGAAGTGCCTTACAAG ATGGTAAAAGGATTTTCCAACCGGGCGAGGAAGGCGCGCCTGGCAGAGCCGGCGAACCGGGACCGGGAGGACCTGGCGCTGTTTGGCCGCTGGCAGACAGAGGAGTATCAGCCTCCCATAGCAGTGGATGGAAAG GTTCCTCGCAATGAATATGGAAATGTCTATCTCTTCTTGCCATCCATGTTACCTGTGGGCTGTGTGCAGCTGAAACTGCCAAACCTGAACAGAGTGGCACGGAAGTTGAACATTGACTGTGCCCAAGCCATCACTGGATTTGATTTTCACGGTGGCTACTCACACCCAGT TACTGATGGCTATGTGGTGTGTGAGGAGTATAAAGAGGTCCTTGTTGCTGCCTGGGAGAATGAACAagcagaaatagaaaagaaggagaaggag AAACGTGAGAAAAGAGCTCTAGGCAATTGGAAGCTGCTGACAAAAGGACTTCTCAtcagagagagactgaagcaaCGCTACTCCATCAAG ACTGAGCCATCAGCACCTGAGACAGAGAAAGGAGGGGGATTCTCCTCTGATGAAGAAGGAGCTCCAAGCTCAGAGAGCACAGTGGGGAGCACAGCCATGTATTGGCCCCAGAATCGCCAGCTAGAGAAACAAGAAGagataaaaaccaaaaagagcAAGCGAGAAAAGAGAGGAGAAGCAGCTCAATTGTTCCCTTTTGAGAAATTGTGA
- the XPC gene encoding DNA repair protein complementing XP-C cells isoform X1 yields MARKRRASPRPAVTKKRRSGRIPKEDKDEQEEEEEEEDDFEEKKPSIKKTSKASARKKGEDCDTEVSNSAKTSKPSKRVEAKSQIKETKKNARNKENCIKEETCSDSLKHPQKEMKLKTESPVKKEMDEDNTDKDDEDDDESEDEWEDVEELQEPATDKLEEAAVLPSVGLPSNPVEIEIETPEQVKKRERREKRKAEFEMYLRRMMKRFSKEVREDTHKVHLLCLLANGFYRNRICSQPDLLAIALSIVPARFTQVPAGQVGLVYLSNLVKWFVGTFTVNDELSTEKGEPLQSTLERRFAIYAAQDEEELVHIFLIILRALQLLCRLVLSFQPIPLKETRPKGKSSSKRLSHSSTSEGQESSAKTPKAVAKTCPCKKAKQDEKSSESKENNKEPKKPKTAQAERTYKSKLTKGSQEQKESNNENSSAEKDVPVRPKNDRRRRVASKVCYKEESGSDEGSASDFELSEEESDVSDEDFETVPKRRRSSQASQNSKLTTVNRSKTETSETRQSENSNGAETKPAKSRTPALPQTQRKRNKIISSDEDEGQQEVRKAMGTDQWLEVFLEPEDKWVCVDCVHGNVGQPQLCFAHATKPLFYVVGFDNDGSVRDVTQRYDPVWMTSTRKSRVDPEWWEETLQPYESPYVERDKKEENEFQVKLQDQPLPTAIGEYKNHPLYALKRHLLKYQAIYPETAAILGYCRGEAVYSRDCIHTLHSRDTWLKQARVVRIGEVPYKMVKGFSNRARKARLAEPANRDREDLALFGRWQTEEYQPPIAVDGKVPRNEYGNVYLFLPSMLPVGCVQLKLPNLNRVARKLNIDCAQAITGFDFHGGYSHPVTDGYVVCEEYKEVLVAAWENEQAEIEKKEKEKREKRALGNWKLLTKGLLIRERLKQRYSIKTEPSAPETEKGGGFSSDEEGAPSSESTVGSTAMYWPQNRQLEKQEEIKTKKSKREKRGEAAQLFPFEKL; encoded by the exons ATGGCCCGAAAGCGCCGAGCATCGCCCCGGCCCGCGGTCACCAAAAAGAGGCGCTCTGGGAGGATACCAAAGGAGGACAAGGacgagcaggaggaggaggaggaggaggagg ATGATTTTGAAGAGAAAAAGCCCAGTATAAAAAAGACCTCAAAAGCTTCAGCTAGGAAAAAGGGAGAAGACTGTGATACTGAAGTTTCCAACTCAGCAAAAACTTCCAAACCTTCAAAACGAGTAGAAGCAAAATCACAAATAAAAGAAACTAAAAAGAATgctagaaataaagaaaattgtATCAAAGAGGAAACATGCAG TGACTCACTGAAGCATCCTCAGAAGGAGATGAAATTAAAGACAGAATCTCCTGTTAAAAAAGAGATGGATGAAGACAATACTGACaaggatgatgaggatgatgatgaaaGTGAAGATGAGTGGGAGGATGTGGAAG aacTTCAGGAACCTGCTACAGATAAGTTAGAAGAAGCTGCTGTTCTTCCATCAGTGGGGCTGCCAAGCAATCCTGTTGAGATAGAGATTGAAACCCCAGAGCAggtgaagaaaagagaaaggag agaaaaaagaaaagctgagttTGAGATGTACCTTCGGAGAATGATGAAACGTTTCAGCAAGGAGGTTCGTGAGGACACGCATAAG GTTCACTTGCTGTGTTTATTAGCAAATGGTTTCTACAGGAACAGGATCTGCAGCCAGCCAGATCTCCTCGCCATCGCTCTGTCCATCGTCCCTGCGCGCTTCACCCAGGTGCCTGCAGGCCAAGTGGGCCTTGTCTACCTTTCCAACCTGGTGAAATG GTTCGTTGGAACCTTCACTGTCAATGATGAGCTTTCCACTGAAAAAGGAGAGCCCCTTCAGTCAACACTGGAGAGGAGGTTTGCCATCTAtgctgcacaggatgaggaggAGCTTGTTCAT atatttttaattattctgaGAGCTTTACAGCTGCTGTGTCGCCTCGTGCTGTCTTTTCAGCCTATTCCTCTGAAGGAGACAAGACCAAAG GGAAAGAGCTCATCCAAGAGGCTgtctcacagcagcacctctgaggGACAGGAGAGTTCTGCCAAAACACCCAAAGCTGTGGCAAAAACGTGCCCCTGCAAAAAAGCCAAGCAGGACGAGAAATCCTCAGAgagcaaagaaaacaacaagGAGCCAAAGAAACCTAAAACTGCCCAGGCCGAAAGGACATACAAGTCAAAGCTGACTAAAGGTAGCCAGGAACAGAAGGAATCAAATAATGAGAACAGTTCAGCAGAAAAAGATGTGCCAGTCAGGCCCAAGAACGACCGCCGGAGACGAGTGGCTTCCAAAGTGTGTTACAAGGAGGAGAGTGGAAGTGATGAGGGCAGTGCTTCAGACTTTGAGCTTTCAGAGGAGGAGAGTGATGTCTCTGATGAGGATTTTGAAACTGTCCCTAAGAGGCGGAGAAGCTCACAGGCCTCCCAGAATTCAAAGCTGACAACTGTGAATAGGTCAAAAACCGAGACTTCAGAAACAAGGCAATCAGAAAATTCAAATGGAGCTGAGACTAAGCCAGCAAAAAGTAGAACTCCAGCCTTGCCTCAAACACAgaggaagagaaacaaaatcATTTCTAGTGATGAGGATGAAGGACAGCAGGAAGTGAGGAAAGCCATGGGCACAGACCAGTGGCTGGAGGTTTTCCTTGAGCCTGAGGACAAGTGGGTTTGTGTAGACTGTGTTCATGGCAATGtgggccagccccagctgtgctttGCACATGCCACAAAGCCGCTTTTCTACGTCGTGGGATTTGACAATGATGGGAGTGTCAGGGATGTGACACAGAGATATGACCCAGTGTGGATGACCTCAACAAGGAAGAGCCGTGTGGACCCAGAATGGTGGGAAGAGACACTGCAGCCCTATGAAAGTCCCTATGTGGAGAGAgacaagaaggaagaaaatgag TTTCAAGTGAAGCTTCAAGATCAGCCTCTACCAACAGCAATTGGAGAGTACAAAAACCACCCTCTCTATGCACTGAAGAGGCACCTGTTGAAATACCAGGCTATCTATCCCGAGACAGCTGCTATCTTGGGGTACTGCAGGGGAGAGGCTGTCTACTCCAG AGACTGCATACACACTCTGCACTCCAGGGACACTTGGCTGAAGCAAGCTCGAGTGGTGAGGATTGGAGAAGTGCCTTACAAG ATGGTAAAAGGATTTTCCAACCGGGCGAGGAAGGCGCGCCTGGCAGAGCCGGCGAACCGGGACCGGGAGGACCTGGCGCTGTTTGGCCGCTGGCAGACAGAGGAGTATCAGCCTCCCATAGCAGTGGATGGAAAG GTTCCTCGCAATGAATATGGAAATGTCTATCTCTTCTTGCCATCCATGTTACCTGTGGGCTGTGTGCAGCTGAAACTGCCAAACCTGAACAGAGTGGCACGGAAGTTGAACATTGACTGTGCCCAAGCCATCACTGGATTTGATTTTCACGGTGGCTACTCACACCCAGT TACTGATGGCTATGTGGTGTGTGAGGAGTATAAAGAGGTCCTTGTTGCTGCCTGGGAGAATGAACAagcagaaatagaaaagaaggagaaggag AAACGTGAGAAAAGAGCTCTAGGCAATTGGAAGCTGCTGACAAAAGGACTTCTCAtcagagagagactgaagcaaCGCTACTCCATCAAG ACTGAGCCATCAGCACCTGAGACAGAGAAAGGAGGGGGATTCTCCTCTGATGAAGAAGGAGCTCCAAGCTCAGAGAGCACAGTGGGGAGCACAGCCATGTATTGGCCCCAGAATCGCCAGCTAGAGAAACAAGAAGagataaaaaccaaaaagagcAAGCGAGAAAAGAGAGGAGAAGCAGCTCAATTGTTCCCTTTTGAGAAATTGTGA
- the LSM3 gene encoding U6 snRNA-associated Sm-like protein LSm3, translated as MADEVDQQQTTNTVEEPLDLIRLSLDERIYVKMRNDRELRGRLHAYDQHLNMILGDVEETVTTIEIDEETYEEIYKSTKRNIPMLFVRGDGVVLVAPPLRVG; from the exons ATGGCGGATGAGGTGGACCAG caacaAACAACAAATACTGTAGAGGAGCCACTTGATCTCATCAGACTCAGTCTAGATGAGCGAATCTATGTCAAAATGAGGAATGACAGAGAGCTTAGAGGCAGATTACAT GCATATGATCAGCACTTAAATATGATTTTGGGTGATGTGGAAGAAACTGTGACTACAATAGAGATTGATGAAGAAACCTATGAAGAGATTTATAAA TCTACCAAGAGGAATATTCCCATGCTCTTTGTCAGAGGCGATGGCGTTGTGCTTGTTGCTCCCCCGTTGAGGGTTGGTTGA